The Astatotilapia calliptera chromosome 14, fAstCal1.2, whole genome shotgun sequence genome includes a region encoding these proteins:
- the ints4 gene encoding integrator complex subunit 4, with protein MAAHLKKRVYEEFSKVVQIPHEETPAKKLRLSKPSKSAALHIDLCKATNSTDALQYLLQFARKPVEAESVEGVVRILLEHYYKETDNSVRLKIASLLGLLSKTQGFSPDCIVDDAINTLSNEKSHQVLAQLLETLLIIGTQLPESPALRLRLVEVAYKHLSDTYFGVRNKCLQLLGCLGMVDAPLGKENEGAGTSLGGLRDVQSIISDYFGDQDPRVRTAALKAMLQLHERGMKIHQIIYDQACRLLTDDYEQVRSAAVQMVWVLSQLYPESIVPIPSSNEEIRLVDDAFGKISHMVSDGSWMVRVQAAKTLGSMLQVSPHFLEQTLDKKLMSDLRRKRTAHERAKELFASGEFSSGRKWADDAPKEKLDTNTVNLIASGACGAFVHGLEDEMFEVRIAAVEALCQLARSSPSFAEKCLDFLVDMFNDEIEEVRLQSIHVLREISTHITLREDQLDTVLAVLEDSSRDIREALHELLCYTNVSTKECIQLALLELLKNLNKYPTDRNSVWKCLKFLGSRHPTLVLPLVPELLSTHPYFDTPEPDMDDPAYIAVLVLVFNAAKSCPTMPALFSDHTFRHYAYLRDSLSHLVPPLRLPGRKQVYGLDSVDSGPGSGSVESAQLFLQQSLNRVSTIQNLEAPGAQDLLDLTTRDLLRLGELQTELAGAADFCATYLRCQLLLMKALQEKLWNMAVPLCLKQNVTATAAAQQILEETYKLEFLYSGLESRQVATIHHVRLQAKALQLVLTARTRQGLDLLIGSCEKFLQDVESFQRLFLTELPHLQDSFVDKLLELMPRLSSCKPVELVKILQTTLRQSGLLQLRLPEQIHRATATIIEPTGESDNPLRFTSGLVVALDIDATLEHVQDPQNTVKVQVLYPDGQSHVIHPKPGDFRKPGPHRHRLITQVYLSHTAWTEPSQIEVRLLLAYSSSSTSLTSPSKLGWSESLESLPPAEAAVEGTIPFSKAVKVFIMPKPARR; from the exons ATGGCAGCACATCTGAAAAAGCGAGTTTATGAGGAATTTTCCAAAGTTGTACAG ATTCCACATGAAGAAACTCCAGCCAAAAAGCTGCGTCTGTCCAAACCCAGTAAGTCTGCCGCTCTCCACATTGACCTCTGTAAAGCCACCAACTCCACCGATGCCCTGCAGTACCTGCTGCAGTTTGCACGCAAGCCTGTGGAGGCAGAGAGCGTGGAGGGTGTGGTCAGGATCCTGCTGGAGCACTACTACAAG GAGACGGATAACTCTGTGAGGCTGAAGATTGCCTCTCTGCTCGGCCTGCTCTCTAAAACGCAGGGCTTCAGCCCCGACTGCATCGTTGACGATGCCATTAACACGCTCAGCAATGAGA AGTCCCATCAAGTTCTCGCCCAGCTGCTGGAGACCCTGCTGATCATTGGTACACAGCTGCCCGAGAGTCCTGCACTGAGACTGAGGCTCGTAGAGGTGGCCTACAAG CATCTCTCTGATACGTATTTTGGGGTGAGGAATAAGTGCCTGCAGCTCCTGGGATGTCTCGGCATGGTGGACGCTCCCCTAGGAAAAGAAAACGAGGGCGCGGGCACATCCTTAG GAGGATTGAGGGATGTCCAGAGCATTATCAGCGACTACTTTGGAGACCAAGACCCCAGAGTCCGCACTGCAGCCCTCAAAGCCATG ctgCAGCTGCATGAGAGAGGGATGAAGATTCATCAGATTATTTATGATCAG gCCTGCAGGCTGCTCACAGATGACTATGAGCAGGTCCGTTCTGCAGCAGTGCAGATGGTTTGGGTGCTCAGTCAGCTGTACCCAGAGAG CATTGTACCCATCCCATCATCCAATGAGGAGATCCGGCTGGTTGATGACGCATTCGGTAAGATCAGTCACATGGTCAGCGATGGTTCCTGGATGGTTCGGGTGCAGGCCGCAAAAACATTG GGTTCGATGCTGCAGGTCAGTCCTCACTTCCTGGAGCAAACTTTGGATAAGAAGCTGATGTCAGACCTCAGG AGGAAGCGCACAGCCCATGAACGAGCCAAGGAGCTCTTTGCTTCCGGAGAGTTCTCCTCTGGCAGGAAGTGGGCCGATGACGCCCCGAAGGAGAAACTGGACACGAACACAGTCAACCTCATCGCCTCGGGGGCTTGCGGAGCCTTCGTCCACGGCCTGGAGGATGAGATGTTTG AGGTTCGTATTGCAGCGGTGGAGGCGTTGTGCCAACTCGCTCGGTCATCTCCGAGCTTCGCCGAGAAATGTCTCGACTTCCTGGTCGACATGTTCAACGATGAGATCGAGGAAGTGAGGCTGCAGTCCATCCACGTGCTGAGAGAAATCTCCACCCACATCACGCTCAGAGAGGACCAGCTGGACACGGTGCTAGCCGTGTTGGAG GACTCGTCTCGAGACATCAGAGAAGCTCTCCATGAATTACTGTGTTACACCAACGTCTCCACTAAAGAGTGCATCCAGCTGGCTCTGCTGGAGCTGCTCAAGAACCTGAACAAGTATCCCACCGACCGCAACTCTGTCTGGAA GTGTTTGAAGTTCCTGGGATCCCGCCATCCTACGCTGGTGTTACCGCTCGTTCCTGAACTGCTCAGCACACATCCATATTTCGACACGCCAGAGCCAGACATGGACGACCCGGCCT ATATCGCCGTCCTGGTGTTGGTGTTCAATGCTGCCAAGTCGTGCCCCACCATGCCGGCGCTGTTCTCCGACCACACCTTCAGACACTACGCCTACCTGAGGGACAGCCTCTCCCACCTCGTCCCGCCGCTAAGA TTGCCCGGCAGGAAGCAGGTGTACGGTCTCGACTCTGTGGACTCGGGTCCGGGTTCTGGTTCTGTGGAATCTGCTCAGCTCTTCCTTCAACAAAGTCTCAATAGGGTCAGCACCATCCAGAACCTGGAGGCACCTGGAGCCCAGGACCTGCTGGACTTGACCACAAG AGACCTGCTGCGGCTCGGCGAGCTGCAGACGGAGCTTGCTGGAGCTGCTGATTTCTGTGCTACATACCTGCGCTGCCAGCTGCTGCTAATGAAG GCTCTGCAGGAGAAGTTGTGGAACATGGCCGTCCCTCTGTGCCTCAAACAAAACGTCACGGCCACAGCAGCGGCTCAGCag ATCTTGGAGGAAACCTACAAGCTGGAGTTTCTGTACAGCGGCTTGGAGAGCAGACAGGTGGCCACCATACATCATGTTCGACTCCAGGCCAaagctctgcagctcgtcctgACTGCTCGCACCAGACAggg GTTGGATCTCCTCATCGGCAGCTGCGAGAAGTTTTTGCAGGATGTCGAGTCTTTTCAGAG GCTGTTTCTGACCGAGCTGCCACACCTCCAGGACAGTTTTGTGGATAAGCTCTTGGAGCTGATGCCGCGCCTGTCGTCCTGTAAGCCAGTGGAGCTGGTGAAAATCCTGCAAACGACCCTGAGACAGAGCGgcctgctgcagctcagactGCCCGAACAG ATCCATCGGGCGACGGCGACCATCATTGAACCAACGGGGGAGTCTGACAACCCTCTGAGGTTCACGTCTGGCCTGGTGGTGGCGTTAGACATTGATGCAACGCTGGAGCACGTCCAGGACCCCCAGAACACGGTGAAAGTTCAG GTTCTGTATCCAGAcggccagagtcacgtgatccaTCCTAAACCTGGAGACTTCAGAAAGCCCGGaccccacagacacagactcaTCACGCAggtttacctctcacacacagcGTGGACAG AGCCGTCTCAGATCGAGGTGCGTCTCCTGCTGGCCTACAGCTCCTCCTCAACCTCCCTGACCTCCCCTTCCAAGCTGGGGTGGAGCGAGAGCTTGGAGAGCCTCCCGCCAGCAGAGGCCGCCGTCGAGGGAACGATTCCGTTTAGCAAAGCCGTTAAAGTCTTCATCATGCCCAAGCCTGCACGACGCTAA
- the aamdc gene encoding mth938 domain-containing protein translates to MSSPEIASLSWGHMKVKGCSSTYKDCKVWPGGSRAWDWRETGTDHYPGVQPADLDEVLKKGIDLLVIGRGMSEALQVPSSTLDFVKQKGVDVKVFQTEKAVAEYNKLAGQGAKVGGVFHSTC, encoded by the exons ATGTCATCTCCAGAGATCGCCTCGCTCTCCTGGGGCCACATGAAGGTGAAGGGATGCTCCTCCACCTACAAGGACTGTAAGGTCTGGCCTGGAGGGAGCCGAGCCTGGGACTGGAGAGAGACTGGGACTGAC CATTACCCTGGAGTGCAACCTGCTGACCTAGATGAGGTGCTGAAGAAGGGAATCGACCTGCTGGTAATTGGCAGAGGCATGAGCGAGGCTCTGCAG GTTCCCTCCTCCACCCTGGACTTTGTGAAGCAGAAAGGCGTTGATGTAAAAGTCTTCCAGACGGAGAAGGCTGTCGCTGAATACAACAAACTGGCCGGCCAGGGTGCAAAGGTGGGCGGGGTTTTCCACTCCACCTGCTGA
- the eif3k gene encoding eukaryotic translation initiation factor 3 subunit K isoform X2 has product MASSFEQMRANVGKLLRGIDRYNPENLATLERYVETQARENAYDLEANLAVLKLYQFNPAYFQTQVTSQILLKALTNLPHTDFTLCKCMIDQTHQEERPIRQILYLGNLLETCHFQSFWTSLEENRELIDGITGFEDSVRKFICHVVGITYQTIDRRLLAEMLGDPLDTQVKVWMNKYGWTENEDGQIFIFNQEESVKPKNIVEKIDFESVSSIMATSQ; this is encoded by the exons ATGGCGTCGTCTTTCGAGCAGATGAGGGCGAACGTGGGGAAGCTTCTCAGAGGAATCGACAG GTACAACCCAGAAAACCTTGCAACGCTGGAGCGCTACGTGGAGACGCAAGCGAGAGAAAATGCCTACGACCTGGAAGCAAACCTTGCTGTGCTCAAGCT GTACCAGTTTAATCCAGCATACTTCCAGACTCAAGTGACCTCACAGATTCTGCTGAAGGCGCTGACCAACCTGCCACACACCGACTTCACACTCTGCAAGTGCATGATCGACCAGACACAT CAGGAGGAGCGGCCCATCAGACAGATCCTCTATCTGGGGAACCTGCTGGAGACGTGCCACTTCCAGAGCTTCTGG ACGAGTCTAGAGGAGAACAGAGAGCTCATCGATGGCATTACTGGTTTTGAGGACTCTGTGCGCAAGT ttatCTGCCATGTTGTGGGCATCACCTACCAGACCATCGATCGCCGCTTACTGGCCGAGATGCTCGGAGACCCGCTGG ACACGCAGGTGAAGGTGTGGATGAACAAGTACGGCTGGACGGAGAACGAGGATGGACAGATCTTCATCTTCAACCAGGAGGAGAGCGTCAAGCCCAAGAACATCGTGGAGAAGATCGACTTTGAGA GTGTATCCAGCATCATGGCCACATCTCAGTGA
- the eif3k gene encoding eukaryotic translation initiation factor 3 subunit K isoform X1: protein MASSFEQMRANVGKLLRGIDRYNPENLATLERYVETQARENAYDLEANLAVLKLYQFNPAYFQTQVTSQILLKALTNLPHTDFTLCKCMIDQTHQQEERPIRQILYLGNLLETCHFQSFWTSLEENRELIDGITGFEDSVRKFICHVVGITYQTIDRRLLAEMLGDPLDTQVKVWMNKYGWTENEDGQIFIFNQEESVKPKNIVEKIDFESVSSIMATSQ, encoded by the exons ATGGCGTCGTCTTTCGAGCAGATGAGGGCGAACGTGGGGAAGCTTCTCAGAGGAATCGACAG GTACAACCCAGAAAACCTTGCAACGCTGGAGCGCTACGTGGAGACGCAAGCGAGAGAAAATGCCTACGACCTGGAAGCAAACCTTGCTGTGCTCAAGCT GTACCAGTTTAATCCAGCATACTTCCAGACTCAAGTGACCTCACAGATTCTGCTGAAGGCGCTGACCAACCTGCCACACACCGACTTCACACTCTGCAAGTGCATGATCGACCAGACACAT CAGCAGGAGGAGCGGCCCATCAGACAGATCCTCTATCTGGGGAACCTGCTGGAGACGTGCCACTTCCAGAGCTTCTGG ACGAGTCTAGAGGAGAACAGAGAGCTCATCGATGGCATTACTGGTTTTGAGGACTCTGTGCGCAAGT ttatCTGCCATGTTGTGGGCATCACCTACCAGACCATCGATCGCCGCTTACTGGCCGAGATGCTCGGAGACCCGCTGG ACACGCAGGTGAAGGTGTGGATGAACAAGTACGGCTGGACGGAGAACGAGGATGGACAGATCTTCATCTTCAACCAGGAGGAGAGCGTCAAGCCCAAGAACATCGTGGAGAAGATCGACTTTGAGA GTGTATCCAGCATCATGGCCACATCTCAGTGA